A single genomic interval of Leifsonia shinshuensis harbors:
- a CDS encoding alpha/beta hydrolase family protein produces the protein MIWAVVIVAVLVVAAIGIGALAVVLARRVVMPRPPKLTAIRDIDLESETITLDADRKTLHAGTFGLWAGDNGYALVGDIVRHDTSDDSITRKLLEVDGTGLSEATEGRWTGHVLRSPAVLHRNDREVLIPVDGGTAPAWLIEPDGTPTTTWAIHIHGVRTTRITALRTVPAADQLGMTSLVVSFRGDTEGPEVRNGASGLGTTEWPDVDAAIAYALEHGAERVFLFAWSMGASIALLLTERSPHREAIGGLVLVAPSTDWRTVIRYGAHKAHLPAFLAAAAAGALAGRLSSRIVGLVSPIDLDGRRPGLDPRLPPAGAGPGHPLRRRYRDPRGPQPKVRGRQSSPGHPR, from the coding sequence ATGATCTGGGCTGTCGTCATCGTCGCAGTCCTCGTCGTTGCCGCAATCGGCATCGGCGCCCTGGCCGTCGTCCTCGCCCGCCGTGTCGTAATGCCGCGGCCACCGAAACTCACCGCGATCCGCGACATCGACCTGGAATCCGAGACGATCACCCTCGACGCCGACCGCAAGACCCTGCACGCCGGCACCTTCGGACTCTGGGCAGGTGACAACGGCTACGCCCTAGTAGGCGACATCGTGCGCCACGACACCTCCGACGACTCGATCACCCGCAAGCTGCTCGAAGTCGACGGTACGGGCCTGTCAGAGGCCACAGAAGGGCGGTGGACCGGCCACGTGCTCCGCTCACCCGCCGTCCTGCACCGCAACGATCGCGAAGTCCTCATCCCCGTCGACGGCGGAACGGCTCCGGCTTGGCTCATCGAGCCCGACGGCACCCCCACCACGACCTGGGCCATTCACATCCACGGCGTGCGCACGACACGAATCACAGCGCTACGCACCGTCCCCGCGGCCGACCAGCTCGGCATGACCTCACTCGTCGTCTCCTTCCGGGGCGACACCGAAGGCCCGGAGGTGCGGAACGGCGCCTCAGGCCTCGGAACCACGGAATGGCCCGACGTCGACGCGGCGATCGCCTACGCGCTCGAGCACGGCGCCGAACGCGTCTTCCTCTTCGCTTGGTCCATGGGCGCCAGCATCGCCCTACTACTCACCGAGCGCTCCCCGCACCGTGAGGCGATCGGGGGGCTGGTCCTTGTCGCGCCGTCGACCGACTGGCGGACCGTCATCCGCTATGGCGCGCACAAGGCACACCTCCCTGCATTCCTGGCCGCTGCTGCAGCAGGAGCCCTCGCCGGCCGCCTCAGCAGCCGAATTGTCGGCCTCGTCTCCCCCATCGACCTAGACGGTAGACGCCCTGGACTGGACCCGCGGCTCCCGCCTGCAGGTGCCGGCCCTGGTCATCCACTCCGACGGCGATACCGAGATCCCCGTGGTCCTCAGCCGAAAGTTCGCGGCCGCCAATCCTCACCAGGTCACCCTCGTTGA
- a CDS encoding ParA family protein, with protein MRIVAVAGQKGGIGKTTSVMNLSAVLAKGGNRVLVVDADGQRSTTWWAGNGGEDLPFDFAPDVDPKNLARLRELPYDLIFVDTPGNLEATSTLSAVLDSADFVILPLVLDPLAVQPLVRTVKSLVEPRHLDYRVLLNNIDRRRGDAHLQDWEGIVDNLGLARFKNHVRKSASVTDAPLTGRVVTDYTDTRQNRAAIFDYNSVALELQSIWANAPVQAGAI; from the coding sequence ATGAGAATCGTTGCTGTAGCAGGCCAGAAGGGCGGGATCGGCAAGACGACGTCGGTGATGAACCTGTCGGCCGTACTAGCCAAAGGCGGGAATCGCGTCCTCGTGGTGGATGCCGACGGTCAGCGATCAACGACGTGGTGGGCTGGCAATGGGGGAGAGGATCTACCGTTCGACTTCGCCCCGGACGTTGATCCCAAGAACCTCGCTCGCTTGCGAGAGCTGCCCTACGACCTCATCTTTGTCGACACTCCGGGCAACCTCGAAGCTACATCGACGCTGTCTGCCGTGCTCGATTCCGCGGATTTCGTGATTCTGCCCCTGGTGCTCGACCCTCTCGCAGTGCAGCCGCTCGTTCGAACCGTTAAGTCTCTTGTGGAGCCTCGACACCTCGACTACCGCGTGCTTCTCAATAACATCGACCGCCGGCGAGGCGACGCACACCTCCAGGATTGGGAGGGGATCGTCGACAATCTGGGCCTTGCGCGATTCAAGAACCACGTCCGCAAGTCGGCGAGCGTGACCGACGCTCCTCTGACTGGCCGGGTCGTCACCGACTACACGGATACGCGACAGAACCGGGCCGCGATCTTCGACTACAACTCAGTCGCGCTCGAGCTTCAATCCATCTGGGCAAACGCCCCCGTTCAGGCAGGAGCAATCTGA
- a CDS encoding ATP-binding cassette domain-containing protein yields MLSDIAFEFRPGLNIVLGRNGAGKTTLLEALALLKEPVLERVAFGQDSSRAMDRKSLLARIGFIAQSADAFPSFTATESVEYAAWLKGVPSRELTVRAAEALDRVGMTEHARTKYRKLSGGMKQRVNIAASLVHDPALWILDEPTVGLDPEQRTYFRGVIAEQVATSTVILSTHLIDDVEDMMANVLVIGGGGVIFSGSAAQLVAWDDGSSPGTTALERGYARLSKTKLDAA; encoded by the coding sequence GTGCTGTCTGACATCGCCTTTGAGTTCCGGCCAGGACTGAACATCGTTCTAGGACGTAACGGCGCTGGAAAGACGACACTATTGGAAGCCCTCGCGCTCCTGAAGGAGCCCGTGCTCGAGAGAGTAGCTTTCGGCCAAGATTCCTCCCGTGCCATGGATCGCAAGTCTCTTCTGGCGCGCATCGGATTCATCGCCCAGTCGGCCGACGCCTTCCCGTCGTTTACCGCAACCGAATCTGTCGAGTACGCGGCGTGGTTAAAGGGAGTCCCGAGCCGGGAGCTGACAGTGCGAGCAGCAGAAGCGCTTGATCGCGTGGGGATGACCGAGCATGCACGGACGAAATACCGAAAGCTTTCTGGGGGCATGAAACAGCGCGTCAACATCGCCGCGTCTTTGGTTCACGATCCAGCGCTGTGGATTCTTGATGAGCCGACTGTGGGACTCGATCCTGAGCAGCGCACTTACTTCCGAGGGGTGATTGCCGAGCAGGTGGCGACGTCCACCGTCATTCTGAGCACGCATCTGATCGATGATGTGGAGGACATGATGGCAAACGTGCTGGTGATCGGTGGTGGAGGCGTGATCTTTTCAGGGTCGGCCGCCCAGCTCGTCGCATGGGACGACGGCTCAAGCCCCGGCACAACGGCGTTGGAGCGCGGCTACGCCAGGTTGTCGAAGACGAAGCTTGATGCTGCGTGA
- a CDS encoding tyrosine-type recombinase/integrase: MSRAMVSTTGVWSRREAPDDGDTGSEEPSKKSWGNADVVEPLAPQPRLPQPLGDLSATPIEALVAAACSVLPRSAIQLDKRSRSIRRFAEHLSAFPGDTWQQRWDASGWESSTTGLMSLNPAPAASWTMTSGFSWLVALRVLVPSLRVLRTTAVSDFFKIFIASQHGDDDLAALTAAVEAAPVSAKSRHQTLTDLSYMLAVQAIPASDITPGGLMHFGLALREVSTARDKNTRKLAGALVWQVLFDADKFPAGTPVTMRIATVGGRKSVAEMVDSYSVSNAGVRQLLIDYIAHRGALGMDYSTLSHLVRALTRNFWCVIERVNPDQTSLELDEATYEAWRAEIDTVQTTEGRRPRQSIWDLLVTVRALYLDIQSWAIEDPARWGPWVARCPIPPIASRGYSAGRRRQAERIADRTRTRQPLLELLVDHVVVVRDQMTALLAAARASAETEFEVNGVRYLRFTSPPNAATFPHAGPRARRGAALEPSPESGLLRIQRADGGPSIEIQSEETRAFWTWAIIEVLRLTGIRHEELLELSHLSIRQYRRSNGEVVALLVVTPSKTDRERVIPMSPELLHVVAQVIRRQTDKFGAIPLVRRWDPHERQHTEPMPFLFQRSSGQTTGVMSPTTVARMIRRACQEVAGRYPQFAGLTFTPHDFRRLFATDLVNNGLPIHIGAALLGHASLQTTRGYVAVFDEDVVRHYQLHLTRRRRLRPQDEYRDTTVSEWQEFEEHFDKRKVELGSCGRPYGTPCAHEHACVRCPMLHVEPQMIARLDYLESDLLGRRERAEAEGWRGEIEGIDVTLDHLRTKRERTIRLRPEGAVDLPMPTFRAFVR; the protein is encoded by the coding sequence ATGAGTAGAGCGATGGTGTCGACGACCGGTGTCTGGAGCCGGAGAGAGGCACCGGACGACGGCGACACCGGCTCCGAGGAGCCGTCGAAGAAGTCCTGGGGCAATGCCGACGTCGTTGAGCCGCTCGCACCGCAGCCTCGCCTGCCGCAGCCGCTGGGAGACTTGAGCGCGACGCCGATCGAAGCGTTGGTCGCAGCTGCCTGCTCGGTGCTTCCGCGGTCGGCTATCCAGCTTGATAAGCGCTCACGCTCGATCCGGCGTTTCGCCGAGCATCTGAGCGCCTTCCCGGGTGACACCTGGCAGCAGCGGTGGGACGCGAGCGGTTGGGAGTCCTCGACCACCGGGCTGATGTCGCTCAACCCGGCGCCGGCTGCAAGCTGGACGATGACCAGCGGCTTCTCTTGGCTAGTTGCTCTCCGTGTCCTGGTCCCGTCGCTGCGCGTGCTGCGGACGACCGCGGTCTCGGATTTCTTCAAGATCTTCATCGCGAGCCAACACGGAGACGACGACCTGGCTGCCCTTACGGCTGCGGTCGAAGCTGCTCCGGTGAGTGCGAAGTCGCGCCATCAGACCCTCACCGACCTGTCCTACATGCTCGCCGTCCAGGCCATCCCTGCCTCCGACATCACACCGGGCGGTTTGATGCACTTCGGTCTGGCGTTGCGCGAGGTCAGCACCGCTCGGGACAAGAACACCCGCAAGCTGGCGGGAGCCCTGGTCTGGCAGGTGCTGTTCGACGCCGACAAGTTCCCGGCGGGAACTCCCGTGACGATGCGAATCGCCACGGTGGGCGGGCGGAAGAGCGTGGCAGAAATGGTCGACTCATACAGCGTCTCCAACGCCGGGGTGCGCCAGCTCCTGATCGACTACATCGCTCACCGCGGCGCACTGGGAATGGACTACTCCACCCTCAGCCACCTGGTCCGGGCATTGACCCGCAACTTCTGGTGCGTGATCGAGCGGGTGAACCCCGACCAGACGAGCCTGGAGCTCGACGAGGCAACATACGAAGCCTGGCGCGCCGAGATCGACACCGTACAGACCACGGAGGGCCGACGTCCTCGCCAGAGCATCTGGGATCTCCTGGTCACTGTCCGCGCGCTCTACCTCGACATCCAGAGTTGGGCGATCGAGGACCCGGCACGCTGGGGACCGTGGGTCGCCCGGTGCCCGATCCCGCCGATCGCCAGCCGCGGCTACAGCGCCGGCAGACGTCGACAAGCTGAGCGGATCGCCGACCGGACCCGCACGCGCCAGCCGCTGCTGGAGTTGCTGGTCGACCACGTCGTGGTGGTGCGTGACCAGATGACCGCGTTGCTCGCGGCGGCCCGGGCATCCGCGGAAACCGAATTCGAGGTGAACGGCGTCCGCTATCTGCGATTCACGTCACCGCCAAACGCAGCCACGTTCCCTCACGCCGGTCCGCGCGCACGTCGCGGTGCCGCCCTCGAGCCCTCACCCGAGAGCGGCTTGCTCCGGATTCAGCGGGCCGATGGCGGCCCGAGCATCGAGATCCAGAGCGAGGAAACCCGGGCCTTCTGGACTTGGGCGATCATCGAGGTGCTACGCCTGACCGGCATCCGCCACGAGGAGCTGTTGGAGCTGTCCCACCTTTCGATCCGGCAATATCGGCGCTCGAATGGCGAGGTGGTCGCACTGCTCGTTGTGACACCGTCGAAGACGGACCGGGAGCGTGTCATCCCGATGTCGCCCGAACTTCTCCACGTGGTCGCCCAGGTCATCCGACGACAGACGGACAAGTTCGGGGCGATCCCGCTGGTGCGCCGCTGGGACCCCCACGAGCGGCAGCACACCGAACCGATGCCGTTCCTCTTCCAGCGCAGCAGCGGCCAGACCACCGGTGTGATGAGTCCGACGACCGTCGCCAGAATGATCCGCCGCGCCTGCCAAGAAGTGGCGGGCCGCTACCCGCAGTTTGCAGGACTGACCTTCACCCCGCACGACTTCCGGCGCCTGTTCGCGACGGACCTCGTGAACAACGGACTACCCATTCACATCGGAGCGGCTCTCCTCGGTCACGCGAGTCTCCAGACAACGCGCGGCTACGTCGCCGTGTTCGACGAAGACGTCGTCCGCCACTACCAGCTCCACCTGACCCGACGTCGGCGACTTCGGCCTCAGGACGAATACCGCGACACAACCGTTTCCGAATGGCAAGAGTTCGAGGAGCACTTCGACAAGCGCAAAGTCGAGCTCGGCTCGTGCGGTCGCCCGTACGGAACGCCATGCGCGCACGAACACGCCTGCGTACGCTGCCCAATGCTTCACGTCGAGCCGCAAATGATCGCCCGACTCGATTACCTCGAATCCGACCTTCTGGGACGTCGAGAACGCGCAGAAGCTGAGGGTTGGCGCGGGGAGATCGAGGGGATCGACGTGACGCTAGACCATCTGCGCACCAAACGCGAGCGGACAATCCGGCTCCGGCCAGAAGGAGCTGTCGACCTACCGATGCCGACCTTCCGGGCGTTCGTACGCTGA
- a CDS encoding tyrosine-type recombinase/integrase → MTEPDTSEDPVRRGLRTGEVPLARVGKVRTGPGPTEPYLLLDGKGRVVEPVSAWVRYMVVGDHSPRTIRSYCYAALTWFRVLWQLEVGWDLATEAETAALVGWLRVAPNPQRRLKAGAPGVNLKTGKPNLGVGYGAATINLTLAAVHGFYEFHAHWARGPVVNPVPESPARRRALAQRSPLEPRQAYRRGAYRQRALSRAPRSIPDAMWEEFFAQMPSDRDRALLACFVSSGARAEEMLGAQIEDVDWAGQRMSVVSKGSRERRLVPLSPEALMWLGRYLRGFDDASSGPLWRTVRGEPSPLTYGAARRVLQRANGRLGTNWTLHDLRHTAAMRMVNSGVLTLPEVQVVLGHADLRTTSIYTTPRIEEVIDKVHEHYSRPTPPPPRFATGYAAEDIAIVFGDAHE, encoded by the coding sequence GTGACCGAACCGGACACCTCGGAGGACCCCGTGCGCCGCGGGCTACGTACCGGCGAGGTCCCGCTGGCGCGGGTGGGCAAAGTGCGTACCGGGCCGGGCCCGACGGAGCCGTACCTGCTGCTCGACGGGAAAGGCCGGGTCGTGGAGCCTGTCAGCGCATGGGTGCGATACATGGTCGTCGGCGACCACAGTCCTCGCACGATCCGGTCGTATTGCTACGCCGCGCTCACTTGGTTCAGGGTGCTCTGGCAGCTCGAGGTCGGCTGGGATCTGGCGACTGAGGCGGAGACAGCCGCTTTGGTGGGCTGGCTCCGCGTCGCACCGAACCCGCAGCGTCGCCTCAAGGCCGGCGCCCCGGGCGTCAACCTCAAGACAGGCAAACCGAACCTCGGCGTAGGCTACGGTGCGGCGACCATCAATCTCACACTGGCCGCGGTGCACGGGTTCTACGAGTTCCACGCCCATTGGGCCAGAGGGCCGGTGGTCAACCCGGTCCCGGAGTCGCCTGCACGTCGTCGCGCGCTCGCTCAGCGCAGCCCGCTTGAACCTCGGCAAGCGTACCGGCGCGGGGCCTACAGGCAGCGCGCACTGTCGCGTGCGCCGCGGTCGATCCCGGATGCGATGTGGGAGGAGTTCTTCGCGCAGATGCCGAGCGATCGTGATCGGGCGTTGCTCGCTTGCTTCGTCAGCTCTGGAGCGCGCGCCGAGGAGATGCTGGGAGCTCAGATCGAGGACGTGGACTGGGCTGGCCAGCGGATGTCGGTTGTCTCGAAGGGCTCGCGGGAGCGGCGTCTCGTCCCGTTGTCACCGGAAGCATTGATGTGGCTTGGCCGGTACCTTCGGGGCTTCGATGATGCCTCCAGCGGGCCGCTCTGGAGGACCGTTCGGGGAGAGCCGAGCCCACTGACCTACGGCGCCGCCCGCCGTGTGTTGCAGCGAGCGAACGGCAGGCTTGGTACGAACTGGACGTTGCACGATCTGCGACACACGGCGGCGATGCGGATGGTCAACAGCGGCGTGCTTACCCTGCCAGAGGTGCAGGTCGTGCTCGGCCACGCTGACCTGCGGACCACGAGCATCTACACCACGCCGCGCATCGAGGAGGTCATCGACAAGGTGCACGAACATTACTCGCGCCCGACGCCGCCGCCGCCACGGTTCGCGACCGGTTACGCCGCCGAGGACATCGCGATCGTCTTCGGAGACGCCCATGAGTAG
- the ligD gene encoding non-homologous end-joining DNA ligase, translating to MVGTPLVEVDGRRLRLTNLDKVLYPETGTTKGDVIHYYATIAPALLPHLTERPVTRKRWPDGVGSAAAPIEAFFEKDLGMGVPDWVLRQTILHSGGEKRYPVVTDRATLVWLAQTAALELHVPQWRFDTDRRPTRMVLDFDPGQGTGLAECAQVALWAKAILDDMGLATFPVTSGNKGIHVYVPLDGRLSSDQVSDVAHELARALEADHPAEVISTMPKERRVGKVFIDWSQNNAKKTTISPYSLRGTARPFAAAPRSWNEIAAPGLTQLDFSEVLERFDAMGDLLAALDPSPAVRPPELLRGQIDLALAKAAERVPEAAALPGGSGYEPKLDGWRAAAVVDVDRVTLWSRQKTNLTESFPDVAAAIAEQIEAGVVLDGELVRWRDGRLDFDALQRRFASGKQRRRRLVDEEPIDFVVFDILAAGGRDLRGLPYDERRRALEQLAVDWRPPLSLIDTTADTAEGRRWFEELPDRGIEGVVVKGGGQPYRGGQRDW from the coding sequence ATGGTTGGTACCCCGCTCGTCGAGGTCGATGGTCGTCGTTTGCGCCTAACCAACCTGGACAAGGTGCTATACCCGGAGACCGGGACCACCAAGGGCGATGTCATTCACTACTACGCGACCATCGCACCGGCGCTGCTCCCCCACCTGACGGAACGTCCTGTGACACGGAAGCGTTGGCCAGACGGCGTCGGTTCGGCCGCCGCGCCGATCGAGGCGTTCTTCGAGAAGGATCTCGGGATGGGCGTGCCGGACTGGGTGCTGCGCCAGACGATCCTTCACTCGGGCGGGGAGAAGCGCTACCCGGTTGTCACCGATCGCGCGACGCTCGTCTGGCTTGCGCAGACTGCGGCGCTCGAGTTGCACGTGCCGCAGTGGCGCTTCGACACTGACCGCCGGCCGACGCGGATGGTGCTCGACTTCGACCCAGGCCAAGGAACCGGTCTTGCCGAGTGCGCTCAGGTGGCGTTGTGGGCGAAGGCGATCCTCGACGACATGGGCCTTGCGACCTTCCCCGTGACCTCCGGGAACAAGGGCATCCACGTCTACGTGCCCCTCGACGGCCGGCTCTCCTCAGACCAAGTCTCCGATGTCGCCCATGAGCTCGCACGCGCGCTCGAGGCCGACCACCCGGCCGAGGTCATCTCGACCATGCCGAAGGAACGTCGTGTGGGCAAAGTCTTCATCGATTGGTCGCAGAACAACGCCAAGAAGACCACCATCTCTCCCTACTCGCTGCGCGGCACCGCCCGACCGTTCGCGGCCGCGCCGCGCAGCTGGAACGAGATCGCTGCCCCTGGACTTACGCAGCTCGACTTCTCGGAGGTCCTCGAGCGATTCGACGCGATGGGTGATCTGCTCGCTGCACTCGACCCCTCCCCCGCTGTACGCCCGCCTGAGCTGTTGCGTGGCCAGATCGACCTAGCACTGGCGAAAGCCGCCGAACGCGTCCCAGAGGCGGCAGCGCTGCCCGGAGGGAGCGGTTACGAGCCGAAGCTGGACGGGTGGCGGGCGGCGGCGGTCGTCGACGTCGACCGGGTGACACTCTGGTCGCGCCAGAAGACGAACCTGACCGAATCGTTCCCCGACGTCGCCGCGGCGATCGCCGAACAGATAGAGGCGGGTGTCGTCCTCGACGGCGAGCTCGTGCGCTGGAGGGACGGACGACTCGACTTCGACGCTCTGCAGCGCCGCTTCGCCTCCGGCAAGCAGCGCCGCCGGCGGCTGGTCGACGAGGAGCCGATCGACTTCGTGGTCTTCGACATCCTCGCTGCAGGGGGCCGCGACCTTCGTGGCCTGCCTTACGACGAACGTCGCCGCGCACTCGAACAGCTCGCGGTCGACTGGCGGCCGCCACTGAGCTTGATCGACACCACTGCCGATACCGCTGAGGGCCGGCGCTGGTTCGAGGAGTTGCCCGACCGTGGGATCGAGGGCGTCGTGGTCAAAGGCGGTGGGCAGCCGTACCGAGGCGGCCAACGAGACTGGTGA